AACACGTCAATTTAAAATTCTTGTAAAATATAGacacaacatatatataaaatattttttaaataaattataatattattttaattatataaaatattttttattttaataattaataatacataCTGTTTATAAACTCGTTTCAATAATACTTATTAAGAATAAAGTTGGATATGATGATACGTGATGATATTTAGATATATCTATATGTGTTTgaaaaaaactttttattttgagtATATATCTATTTTGGTTCTCAAAAAATTTTGGACCAGACATTTTAGtttctaactaaaattaattactcgattgatccctaacaattaattccgtcagtcacttaggtccttgGCTCCGTCAACTTTAACGGAAGACAAAATGGTCTCTGAAAACTTTAACAAGGGACAAAATGATCCTtgacaactctaacaagggACAAAATGATCTTTGACCCCTTTATTCGAAAATGATTCTTccccaatttttatcatatctcgcataatcCCAACATTCATACTCCCCTTCTTCACCTTCACagtcttcttttccatcttttccttcctcttctttAGCTCCAAGATTAAGCCATTGTGTAATTGTCACACGTGTCACACTTACCTCAATATGTCATGGACCACACACTTCCTAAATCTTTGTGACTGGTACATCTACCTCCTCTACTCTTCACCCACCAAAAGCATCCTTAAGACCAAGTTTCACAACTACTATAAGGGCACGCCTTTCTCTACTCTCTGACAAGCAATATAGATTTTGGACATTAGGACATCATGAGAAGATTCTTCTTcgacatcatatgcaaattctcatttgaaatagacactgagtgcttcattccttctttCCTGGAGTCCAAGTTGGCAGACAGTTTTGACATCGCATTCAAGTTATCAGTACAACGAGCAATGTCATCGTTGCCGCTCATATGGAAACTGAAGCGATTACTGAATATTGGTTTggagaagaagttgaaggaagcgATCGGAGTGGTGGACAATGTGGTCTTGGAGATGATAGggtagaggaggaagaagatggCAACAATGACGACGAGTCTTAACAAATCAGACTTGCTGTCTAGATTCATGGGATCCATCAAAGACGATAACTAGTTGAGAGACATAGGCATTAGTTTCCTGAGTATGAATCTGTTCAGaacaagttgagaatttttttttcttctgaacattaaatttatagagtGTGCATTGTGTTGTTTGAAGTTACAGTGCTAGACTGTTAGTGTTATGCAAGATATGATGGAAATTGGGAGGGAACAGTGTCGTTTCCGAACAGAGGAGATTATGGACCATTTTGTCCCCTGTTAAAGTTGTCAGAGACTATTTTGTCATCTGTTAGAATTAACGGAgttaattgttagggaccaatcgagtaattaattttagttaggaATAAAAGTGTATAGTCTGAAATTCTTTCAGGACCAAAACTGGTatatactcttttattttttattaaaatacggTTAGACACAAAAAATATGCATGTCGGacaaatatcaataaatatcaTATCTAAAATGTGTCCAATATACAaacataacaaataaaaaaatgtctGTATTTTATAAAAGCGAGATTTAATCTTTGATCCTTGATGGGACTGTGTGCCGCTCATACCCTGCCTTTACCGCAGTCTATAATATTCTAAAggttaaattagttttttgttttcatcatttcactaaatttgtaattaaatttttatatttattttttaattaaatttttataatattttttaattaaatttttataatatttttagttttgtaattaaatatttttattataaaaaaatgttagagttaactaaatatttttttgtaaattaaatatatttataattaaaaatttaattatatctttaatcacaatttttttaatttttttattaattttaatatttttgacattAAAAtgatctaattacaaaattaaaacaacataaaaattcaattaaaaaaatataaaaatataattacaaatttgacaaaaattatagaaactaacagaataattaaacatatttaGAACGAGTAAAAACTGCACTGGCCAAATAAAATGTTAATTTggattgaatttttaaagagtttttaaatattaaaatcattgttttaaataaagtattattgttttttaaaaaaatatataatttgttttttcaataaaagtattttttaaaaaaatatatttaaacatatttaaaatttcataaaaatattttatttttaataaaaaataatttttttattcgaaTAAACTAATCCAAACCAACATTGAGtctatgtatttttttctatgGGCCAAATAAATATGTTGGTCGAAGTTATGGTTCTGAAAATTAGACCGAATTAGTCGGTCGAACTAATCCAACTACGAATTGATAATTTTTATGGTTTGATTTAATAGCAAAAACAGCTATTCTAAAAGCGGAGACAAATTGTTGAATCGGCCGAGAACTGACTGATCGGATCGGGGTAGAACCTGGCCGGTTTATTGGAAACGACGTCATTTTGTACTTGCACGCATTGTGCCAATGTCCCCCCTTTCTCCAATCGCCTTCAGGAACAAAAAGCAAACTCGTCCCACCCCTGGCTCAACCTCAACCAAGAAAAACGCTAGCCTCCACCAATCGCTAGCGTCGTCCGTTTGTCAAAGTGAGAGACTGTCCCTATCGCCATCCATCGCACTTAGAAGCTTCCCTCTTTGTGCTATCGGCGTTCGCTCTCCAATGGTCCAACCCCTGTTCGCTCTCACAAATCGCCTGGTCGCCGTCCTGGTCACCGACATCTATCGCGCTCAACCGCTCTCTGCGTCCATTGAAAGCCAGTGCTTATTGCTAGTGCTTGTTCTTCGTTTTTTTATGCTCtgttcaaaaatcaaacccTCTTCGTGCTCTTTCTTCATGCTTGTTCTTCGAGGGTCACTGTTAGTGCTAGTGCTCATTGATGGcgttttgtgtttttattaattgattattgataGTGATGTACTACCATTTTTTTGTGTGAGTTATTGTGCTTAGATTGTGACTGTCAGTTATGGATgataatataaattaagaaGGATTTGCCGATAATAATGCATCTATGGATAATTCTCTCATTGCTCCATTGCTTCTGTCGGAATCTCTGATATgcttccattttttctttttcaatttgctCTGTTCAGACTGTTTTCATTATATGCTGAATGTTTTCATTATTCTCTTCTACTTGGGGATTGTATGAGTTTTTATATGCTTCATTTTTCATTGTTCTAACTTCTGTTCTTATTAAAAAGATTTACAATTGgtaattttttgatttattatatgcttcatgttttgattgttctattatttaaaaaaaaaatctgttaTCATTGTTTTGTTCATTGTTTGGTTGCATTATCCCTGTGATCTCTGCCTCTCCCTTCATGATGACATTTCatatttggattttatttatgattttaatttttgaaaaccagtGCTTTGTTGTTCCTTCAtctttgtattttttctttcaaaatattCTGTTCagaaatcaatgaaaaaatttGGATGCTTGTATTAGAGGCagccaaaattaattttgatctaTTGATGCCACAGGTTTTGGAGTTATCATGTGCTCTGACACTTGAGTTAGGGTTGGCATTTTAGCGTGTGAATGTTCATTTTAGCGTGTGATACTTCTATCTGGGTTTAGAGTTGATATTTGAGTtaggttttcttttttttcttttataaaaactCAAATGTCACCTATATGGGTTCTACCTAGGACTTTGGGCAGTATCGGCCGTTGTCTTGAGAATGGTTGTGCTGGCTTGAACGTACCAGTTACTGTGTTCAGCGGCATACTGAGACGTCACGGACATCATTGGCTGCACTCTGCTGTTGATGTCCTGGATATACCAAAGATTTTCTCAGTGGTATCTACCAAAACGAGggatctatatatataatatctttttagtataaaaaatattaaaattaaataaatatttttttataaattaaaaatatttataattaagaacataattagatctttaactatatatttttgaaaaaaatattattatgttaattttaatatatttgatataaaaaaatctaattataaaaataaagtagtataacaactaaattaaaaaaatataaaaatttaattataaatttggtaaaactataagaaataaaatagagtTTCAAACTAATAATTATGTAGTAACAACTTAacacaagtaaaataaaatagagttcCAAATTTCTACCAGTAACCTATTCCTAACGATACAAACTATATTCTAGTTCTTGGCGACTACTTTAACCATGACACACACATATATCTATATGGAATTGCATAAAATTCAACATAACAGAATTAACCGCAAAGTCGACTGTCCCAGCGTAATGCGAAGTCTCGTTTAGTCTGATGATGTCTTCATTGTTACCAACTGTGCGTGTCATCGTCTATTTATCGATAATATGATTAGAAAGGGGTAACAAAGAGGAGAAAGTAGTTGAAAAGTTTAAATTGGGGGCACAGTCAACACTGTGAACAACATGTATTTAAAGTCGTCTCCAGCCTTATCttatttatagtgtaaacgaaataagcTTGCACGTATCTCATTTACATTATAAATGAGATATACACGTATACGTAATACGTGTATATCTCATTTATAATTATCTCGTTTActatgtaaacgagatatgagAAATTGACGAATTTcggtaataatttttaaaattatttaaacaataattattatatatatttaatttattaaaataaaaaaatcctcaAACCAACCCCGAAGTTATAATACATTGCACGCACTATCCCTCCTACACCTTTCAGATAACGTCTTGCCTGGGAACAACTTCTTAAAACTTGAAAGCAAAGATCATATTGATATATTGACAATGATATAATGATAATGTAACCAAGTCCAGCAACAATGTAATTCCCAGCCTTACCTACCACGCAGAGCAGCGCCTTCTGGTGGTACATTTCGCAAATAAGTTAAATATGGTTTGGGGTCAATATGCAAATTTCCAATGTTTCAGCAATTCGGTGAAAAACGTAGTGGGAACCACCGAAAAAGCTCACTTTAGGAACGTGTGTTTCGGCGACAGCATGAAAGGCCCGACACCCAGTCTGTCGTGGCACTAAAGAGCCATGCGTAGCACCCACGCCTGCCACGTGCCACCGTAACTCAGCCCTTTGCTTAACAAATATATAACATTCCATCTTTGTAAATTCAGGAACTCATCCTTTCAGAACCCCAAATGGATAATCCTCCTTCTGCAACGCTATCACCACCGCCATGGGAGGTCCTTGTTCTCGTCGCTCACTACCTTGACCCCAAAACCCTCGCCATAGCTTCCTGCGTCTCAAACTCATGGTCGTCTTCAATGTCTTCCGACCACCTCTGGATACCATTCCTCACCGCCCATTTTCCTTCTCTCTCGAACCTTCCGTCTTCTTCTGCAGATGCCGTTTCATGCCGCCGTCTGTTCGGAATAGGCCACTCCGCTGTCAAGCGCCGCCGCAAGAATCCCACAAAGCTGAAGCTCTCCCTCGCAGACCTCGTTTTCGCCGTCTCAATTTCCTCGGCCGATTCCAGCGTCTTCTCCGTGACAAAATCCGGCGAGTCGCTGGTTATGGATCCTCCGGGCGTGTTTCGCTTCGACGTTGGCTTTGGCTCCGATGGTGCGGCGGTTGAGGAAAGCCTGAAGGAGGTGAAGATCACTTGGAACGTGATATTGAAAGGGTGGAGAGAGGTTTTCACCATGATGAGCTGTAAGgggaaaattaattttgtggcTGGTGCGGAGGGGTGGTTCTCGAAGGAGCTTCCAGCTCCAGGGTGTTGCTCGAGTGCGGTGGGGAGTGCAGTGGTGGCGGATATGTACGTGGGATTAATGTGCGGTGGAAAGAGGAGTAATGGGAAGGTGAAGGTGAATAAGGTGAGTGTGGGGATTTTGAGTGTTGTGGATTGGAGGTATATTAGTGTTCAAGATGGTCTTAGGTATTTGCAACATTTTCTGCTAACTTAAATCCAACCTTTTTGCTTTGGTAGGCTCTTGTTTGTAAATTGTAAAAGTAGCTAATGGCTTATCACTTATTATGTTGTTCTATACACTATGGAGTATGAGTGGAGTTTTGGGTCAATCTCGTTTGTTTGGTACACATTGTGTTGCAACTCGCCAACACCCTTAGTGGAGGGAAAACAAcatcaataaaatatatagaataaaGTGATAATTAGGTTCCAATCATTTTGATCTCATCGCTAATTAGTCTTTGAGAAAACAACCAGTACTAAATAGATTTTCTATAATAGTAATCGATAAATACGCCATGTCTTTTCGAATATAAATAGTTAACGAAGCAGGAGAAATTTAGTTTAAAATGAAATTTAGTTTAAATGTTATTTCTGCgatttttttatagataaataCATCATTTTATAGTTAATAGTACGCGAGTACCGTTGTTGAATTTTGCATAATGAATTGTTAAATTTTAGGGAGTTATTTAGAGAAAGTggttaaaaatgtcttttttaaaagatatttttttaaaaattaaaatttaatatatataattaattaaattgtattatttttattaaattagacTAGATAAATAANNNNNNNNNNNNNNNNNNNNNNNNNNNNNNNNNNNNNNNNNNNNNNNNNNNNNNNNNNNNNNNNNNNNNNNNNNNNNNNNNNNNNNNNNNNNNNNNNNNNNNNNNNNNNNNNNNNNNNNNNNNNNNNNNNNNNNNNNNNNNNNNNNNNNNNNNNNNNNNNNNNNNNNNNNNNNNNNNNNNNNNNNNNNNNNNNNNNNNNNNNNNNNNNNNNNNNNNNNNNNNNNNNNNNNNNNNNNNNNNNNNNNNNNNNNaaaatttaatttattatttttcggtcaaatttaaattaattttatgtgttaaattttaattattaaaaaatatttttaaaaaatattttaaatatcattATCGGAGTAGtttcctaaattttatttttgagtaaaaaagtataaaatatttatcatttaatatcataaaaatttaattaatatttattaagaattaattagtttaaaattaaaatttttaaaaattcaattatcaGTTTACTCTGCAatataataaatacaataaCTTGAATAAATAGATAACTTCTGtaaataaaatttgacaaataATTTAACCTACATTCGATATGTGCTGATTCACACTAAaactattattataatttaacaCAATAAATATTATAGCTTTCAAAACATCCAAAATTATACTGCTAACAGACAAATCTTATTAAATTAACTTACCTTCGAAATAATTTGATTcatgatattttaaattagggataaatatgattttggtccctaacgtagaggttgaaaatttattttgtttttgacaTTTTTTTCGCTCTAAAATGGTccccaaaattttaatttgtttaaaaatagtCTTTTTtcaccaattttatttttttattaccaaactacccctcattaaaaaaatataaaataaaataaaataaatataaaataagtataaaataaataaaaaaaaagaaagaaagggatagANNNNNNNNNNNNNNNNNNNNNNNNNNNNNNNNNNNNNNNNNNNNNNNNNNNNNNNNNNNNNNNNNNNNNNNNNNNNNNNNNNNNNNNNNNNNNNNNNNNNNNNNNNNNNNNNNNNNNNNNNNNNNNNNNNNNNNNNNNNNNNNNNNNNNNNNNNNNNNNNNNNNNNNNNNNNNNNNNNNNNNNNNNNNNNNNNNNNNNNNNNNNNNNNNNNNNNNNNNNNNNNNNNNNNNNNNNNNNNNNNNNNNNNNNNNNNNNNNNNNNNNNNNNNNNNNNNNNNNNNCGCACCTCACCCCCGCCGCACCACCGCACCGCACCACcactacctcctccttcttcttcttcttcttccgccGCACCACCGCACcaccaattcttcttcttcttcttctggaaCTGGATTTGTTTGTGAAATTTCTggattttttgtgaaatttgttgtggaatattgttgttgttgaaatttGTTGTGGAATATTGTTGTAGATTTctaatgataatgatgatgatgaccatgatgattttaaaattggtggtggtggtgatgggtTCTGGTGGTGTTGGTGGTTCTGTTCTGGTGGTCGTGGTTctgttatgatgatgatgatgataatgatgaccatgatgataatgtggtggtggtggtggtggtggtggtagttctgttctggtggtggtggtggttgattttggttgattttggggtgAAGGGAGAAGGGTATTTTCGTCCGAAGGACGGTTTTAAAATATACTGAAACTTTGGGGACCATTTTGGAGCGAAAAAAGGTTGGGGACGAAAATTTTCAGCCTTTATGTtggggaccaaaatcatacttatccctttaaattattatagaaaatatatatatcattcgaaattttatatataaatatttattcaatatatttaaaaataatatacaaaaatttaagCTGATGGAAAAAGATAACactaatagttatatctctaatactgaaTCAGACATTCTTAAACCttcattatacacattgtacaaatattctattggctccctatacttcctctttctaaaatattttttctctttttcaaaccTCCTTTCCAAACCCCTACCTGCCTACCACCATGGCCACTACTATCATTATAGTCATCTCTTCCTCTTAATCTTATCTCCAATTTCAATCCTATTTCATCCACTCCCACCTTCTTTGGCCCAAATATACCTCCACTCTAATGTATTTGTTCAGCAAAGTTCAAAAcgaatctaaaaattttaggtCGTGgggcaaatatatatatactaacagGAGGACCCGTGCAAACTGTACGGAATTACCATTTCATGAACATACCCGAAAaacaaattattcaataatgattggattagatatccAATCAATCAAACATAGCCATATTTAAAGATGACAATGTTCTAAAGAGAAATAAAGTAGATGATCAagttgaataaaattaatttaaaaaagttatgACATATCAGAATTAAATGGTTAGAAAAGTTCAGAACTTCACAAATGTCAACCAATTAGGCATTTTTTATTAGGAGAAAAGTTGAAAGGAACATCAAGTTGTAATATTGTTAAATATAAATTGTATCTAAACATAGTAATCTGCCGATTTAATATCATTATATCAATGCTAATTAGGATCTAACACATCATGATAATGATATAAAAAGAGAAGCATCTAATTGCAATAAGTATAAAACTAATTGGGGGAATGAGATAACCAAATAGCATATTAATCTGACTGTTCACATCTGATATCAAAAGGTATTTAAGTTAACCAAGAAGTTCACATCCCAtacatattttgaattttagataatgaaaaacCCAGGGTCCAAAATAGAATACATAtcccaaaattaataaaaaaaagtctcAAAGAAGCTGAATAAGTACTTTCTAACCACAGAAACCTGAATCAAACGATCTTTGTTCGAAATACTCCtaaatacacataaatatcCAGCCTAAGTTTATGCATCGTaacaaaatctttttatttgggTCCGATTTTGTACTCTCGATTCCTGCCCTTACTTTTCAAGACATGCATTGCAAAGGTTTTAGTAATCTTTGAGTCCTTAACAATAAATTTTCATTGTTCTGATCCTCCACTCTTAACTAATAATCTAGCAAACTCACGGTAAatatactatttaaaaaaaaggttagaaataagtcataaaaaataaattcaccaATAAGTATGAAATAATAGTTACACAAACTTACAAATCGATCAGCCTTCATATCATACTCAGTCAATCTCTTGCTGTGATGTTCATCAATACatctatatattttaatttttattgatagaaaaaatataaacaaactaaaaatagtAACAGTGAAAGATGTAAGATAAGCTTATACAGAACATTGTGAGATGGAAATTGATTCTT
The genomic region above belongs to Arachis duranensis cultivar V14167 chromosome 3, aradu.V14167.gnm2.J7QH, whole genome shotgun sequence and contains:
- the LOC107477820 gene encoding probable F-box protein At5g04010 is translated as MVWGQYANFQCFSNSVKNVVGTTEKAHFRNELILSEPQMDNPPSATLSPPPWEVLVLVAHYLDPKTLAIASCVSNSWSSSMSSDHLWIPFLTAHFPSLSNLPSSSADAVSCRRLFGIGHSAVKRRRKNPTKLKLSLADLVFAVSISSADSSVFSVTKSGESLVMDPPGVFRFDVGFGSDGAAVEESLKEVKITWNVILKGWREVFTMMSCKGKINFVAGAEGWFSKELPAPGCCSSAVGSAVVADMYVGLMCGGKRSNGKVKVNKVSVGILSVVDWRYISVQDGLRYLQHFLLT